One Thalassoglobus sp. JC818 genomic region harbors:
- a CDS encoding Hsp70 family protein yields MEILPGNTVGIDLGTTYSAISQMDAEGHPVSISNADGKTITPSVVILGEGGKVIVGPSYERMSIEDPRNIVEAIKRQMGNKDFFIVYNDKKLTPEFVSALILKKLKQDAEQSIGPIANAVVTVPYYFNDVRRKATQDSGKIAGINVIDIINEPTAATLAYAWQKGHLGRPDAFDGERTIMVYDLGGGTFDVTVVRYTATTFNVLATDGDVMLGGLDWSRRIVDHIAEEFHRRHGEDPREDSETLMQLTQECEQAKRDLSERAQIPITANYKGKSYTHALTRGEFERLTGDLMQRTRDTTELVMQQAGVGVGELDEVVLVGGSTYMPVVETMLREVTGKEPSREVTPEEAVSQGAAIHAAILEATATGGGSRLGKAVITRLRSVSATDVNSHSLGVKISDPKDKSRKLNHIMIPKNSSLPMEVSQRFKTNKENQQRVHVCVLEGDASDPDACTTIGDFRIVNLPPNLPAGSPVEITYSYDKNGRFSARAVELVSNTEAKTEIVRDSGLNEDNVNAFEVLANEYQVE; encoded by the coding sequence ATGGAAATCCTTCCAGGGAATACAGTTGGAATCGATTTGGGAACAACGTACTCAGCGATTTCGCAAATGGATGCTGAAGGACATCCAGTCTCGATCTCGAATGCAGATGGAAAGACCATTACTCCATCCGTGGTCATTCTTGGCGAAGGGGGAAAAGTGATCGTCGGTCCCAGCTACGAGCGGATGTCGATCGAAGACCCTCGCAATATTGTCGAAGCCATCAAACGTCAGATGGGCAACAAAGACTTCTTCATCGTCTACAACGACAAGAAGCTGACGCCCGAGTTTGTTTCTGCGTTGATTCTGAAGAAGCTGAAGCAGGACGCCGAACAATCAATCGGTCCGATCGCGAACGCTGTTGTCACTGTTCCCTATTACTTCAACGATGTTCGACGCAAAGCAACGCAGGATTCCGGAAAGATCGCCGGGATCAATGTCATCGACATCATTAACGAACCAACGGCAGCGACTCTTGCCTATGCCTGGCAGAAGGGACACCTCGGACGCCCTGACGCCTTTGACGGCGAACGAACCATCATGGTTTACGACCTTGGTGGAGGAACGTTCGACGTGACCGTTGTGCGATACACTGCGACTACATTCAACGTGCTCGCGACCGATGGAGACGTGATGCTCGGCGGACTCGACTGGAGCCGACGAATTGTTGACCACATCGCCGAAGAGTTCCATCGTCGCCACGGGGAAGATCCTCGTGAAGACTCCGAAACGTTGATGCAATTGACTCAGGAATGTGAGCAAGCCAAGCGTGACCTCAGTGAACGTGCTCAAATTCCAATCACCGCGAACTACAAAGGCAAGAGCTACACTCACGCTTTGACTCGCGGTGAGTTCGAAAGACTCACCGGCGATCTCATGCAGCGAACTCGTGACACAACCGAGTTGGTGATGCAACAGGCCGGTGTGGGTGTTGGGGAACTCGACGAGGTGGTCCTCGTCGGCGGTTCGACCTATATGCCAGTCGTTGAAACGATGCTTCGTGAAGTGACCGGGAAAGAGCCTTCTCGTGAAGTGACTCCGGAAGAAGCGGTTTCGCAGGGAGCTGCGATTCATGCTGCCATTCTCGAAGCAACCGCAACTGGTGGCGGAAGTCGACTGGGCAAAGCGGTCATCACGCGATTGCGTTCGGTCTCGGCGACAGACGTCAACTCTCACTCACTCGGCGTGAAGATCAGCGATCCGAAGGACAAGTCACGGAAGCTGAATCACATCATGATTCCGAAGAACTCTTCGCTTCCGATGGAAGTCTCTCAACGATTCAAGACGAACAAAGAAAACCAGCAGCGAGTGCATGTCTGCGTGCTCGAAGGCGATGCTTCCGATCCCGATGCCTGCACGACGATCGGTGATTTCCGTATCGTGAACCTGCCTCCAAATCTCCCTGCGGGATCGCCAGTTGAGATCACTTACAGCTACGACAAGAACGGTCGATTCTCGGCACGAGCTGTCGAACTGGTGAGCAATACTGAAGCGAAAACGGAGATTGTGCGAGACTCCGGATTGAACGAAGACAATGTGAACGCGTTTGAAGTGTTGGCGAATGAGTATCAAGTCGAGTAG
- a CDS encoding ATP-binding protein yields MFEATLLVIQGPDQGSRIDLGKPPVRIGRGVQNDVRILDKEMSRQHAVFQWDGETWVINDRNSSNGTFVNGMLVDGARLRRGDQIQMGRTIFLFSAEIPEIASSASSQIHLIGQRGGQDNSRIVSQATPDASHLSVGREQAGANLQILYQITEEAVRPTSTCEELLERILQLTLDAVGADRGCILVTDSRTDRIEPRVVSYRHGVDSTERMPISTTIVEYVIQHGQGVRTTDAQRDSRFDGGQSIMQAGIREAMCVPMRGRYELMGVIYVDTNSVNSLGMEMTQLSLNRFNDHLLRLLLAIGRQSALALENLRYQESMISAERLAAVGQTVAIMSHHIKNILQGVRGGSYLVDMGLKDENLELVQKGWGIVERNQDRIYNLVMDMLTFSKERDPKLEFVSIKDVINDVCELMEKRLEDRGIQLVVDVPEDLPKSMVDPEGFHRAILNFVVNAIDALEDQEEPLLTMRCRYQESDETFQLDIEDNGTGIDPVDMPKLFSLFESSKGSAGTGLGLSVSRKVLREHGGEITLDSEIGKGTCFHLVWPFIKDDQVSKEDSQPEPPPSGSTMLP; encoded by the coding sequence GTGTTCGAAGCGACTCTTCTGGTCATTCAAGGACCTGACCAGGGAAGCCGCATTGACCTGGGCAAGCCTCCAGTTCGCATTGGACGTGGTGTGCAGAACGACGTCCGAATTCTCGACAAAGAAATGTCGAGACAACATGCCGTCTTTCAATGGGATGGCGAGACGTGGGTCATCAACGACCGCAACAGCTCGAACGGAACGTTCGTCAATGGCATGCTGGTCGATGGAGCCCGACTCCGCCGCGGCGATCAGATTCAAATGGGGAGAACAATTTTCCTGTTCTCAGCAGAGATCCCGGAGATTGCTTCTTCAGCGAGTAGCCAGATCCATCTGATCGGACAGCGAGGCGGTCAGGACAACTCTCGAATCGTCAGTCAGGCGACTCCCGATGCATCGCACTTATCTGTCGGTCGTGAGCAGGCCGGGGCCAATCTGCAGATCCTATATCAAATCACTGAAGAAGCTGTCCGACCGACGTCCACGTGTGAAGAGCTTCTTGAGCGAATTCTGCAACTGACATTGGATGCTGTGGGTGCGGATCGCGGTTGTATTCTCGTCACGGATTCAAGAACGGATCGGATTGAGCCCCGAGTCGTCAGCTACCGGCACGGAGTCGACAGCACTGAGCGAATGCCGATCTCGACGACTATCGTTGAGTATGTCATTCAGCACGGTCAGGGGGTCAGGACGACCGACGCTCAGAGAGACTCCCGTTTTGACGGTGGGCAAAGCATCATGCAAGCTGGAATTCGGGAAGCGATGTGCGTTCCGATGCGAGGTCGGTATGAATTGATGGGGGTCATTTATGTGGACACGAACAGTGTCAACAGCCTCGGGATGGAGATGACTCAACTCAGTCTGAATCGATTCAACGATCACTTGTTGCGGTTGCTGTTAGCGATTGGCCGTCAGTCCGCTTTGGCTCTAGAGAATCTTCGCTATCAGGAATCGATGATTTCGGCGGAGCGTCTGGCTGCTGTCGGCCAGACGGTGGCGATCATGAGCCATCACATCAAGAACATTCTTCAGGGAGTCCGCGGCGGAAGCTATCTTGTTGATATGGGACTCAAGGATGAGAACCTCGAATTGGTCCAAAAGGGCTGGGGCATCGTCGAGCGGAATCAGGATCGAATTTACAATCTCGTGATGGACATGCTGACGTTCAGTAAGGAACGCGATCCGAAGCTGGAATTTGTTTCGATCAAAGACGTTATCAACGATGTCTGTGAACTCATGGAAAAACGACTTGAGGATCGCGGAATTCAACTTGTCGTCGATGTGCCTGAGGACCTCCCGAAATCGATGGTTGACCCGGAAGGTTTCCATCGGGCGATTCTGAATTTCGTCGTCAATGCGATCGATGCTCTTGAGGACCAAGAGGAACCGCTGTTGACGATGCGGTGTCGCTATCAGGAGTCGGATGAAACTTTCCAACTCGATATCGAAGACAACGGGACCGGCATCGATCCCGTGGACATGCCGAAACTGTTCAGTCTGTTCGAATCGAGTAAGGGGTCTGCGGGGACCGGTCTGGGATTATCGGTCAGTCGCAAAGTTCTCAGGGAGCACGGAGGAGAGATTACGCTGGACAGCGAAATCGGGAAGGGAACCTGTTTTCATCTCGTGTGGCCGTTTATCAAAGATGATCAGGTGAGCAAGGAAGACTCGCAGCCCGAACCTCCCCCGAGTGGATCAACCATGTTACCGTGA